The genomic window TCCAGGAGCCCCCGCTGCACACCAGCAGGTTGGCGCTGGTGCCGCAGCAGAGGCCGCCGGCGGAGCTGGCCAGCAGGGCGTCGTCGGCGCCGGCCTCCAGGGCCTGGCGGCGGGCCTGGATCGAGGCCCCGTAGGCGAAGCTCTTGCAGCGGCTCAGCAGGCTGGTGGCGCTGCGGGTTTCGGTGGCACTAACGATCACTCGCACCGGCTCAAAACACGGTTTGAAGGCACTGAGCTGCAGCCAGAAGCTGGGGCTGTTGATGCAGGGCGGGTCGATGCCCCGTGCACCGCTGCCGCGGCTCCAGTTGAGCCGCAGGGCGCCGCTGCTGCCAGGGGCCTTGCCGATGCCGCTGCGCTCGATCGCTGCGGCGATCAGGGGCTGCACGGTCGCCGCTCCTGGCGGTGGCGGCAGCCCCAGCAGCGCCGCCGAGCTCTGCCAGCGACCCAGGTGTTCCCCCAGCAGCCAGGCTTGACCTGCTTCCACCAGCAGGGTTTCAAACAGGCCATCGGCCAGCAGCAGGCCCCGGTCGCTGATCGGCAGGGTCAGGGTCTGCGGTGTGCCCCAGCGCCCTTGCCCGGTGCCGTCGCCCAACCAGGCGATCGGGGCGCTCATGCCAGGGCCTCCAGCAGCGGTTGCAGTTTCCAGCCCAACTCCTCGGCTTCGGCGGCGGGGTCGGAGTCGGCCACGATGCCGCAGCCGGCGTGGGCCCGTAGGCGCTGGCCGCGCAGCAGCAGCGAGCGGATCAGGATGTTGCTGTCGAACTGGCCGTCGACCCCAAGCCTGAATAGGGAGCCGCAGTAGGGCCCCCGCGGCACCGGCTCGAGGCCATGCAGGCGCTGGCAGGCGCGGATCTTGGGGGCGCCGGTGATCGACCCGCCTGGCCAGCAGGCCCGCAGCAGATCAACCGTGTCGAACCCCGGCTGCAGCTGGCCCCGCACCACCGAGGTGAGGTGGTGTACCTGGCGGTAGCTCTCCAGCCCCACCAGCTGGGGCACCTGAATCGAGCCTGGCTTGCACACCCGGCCCAGGTCGTTGCGCAGTAAGTCGACGATCATCACGTTCTCGGCCCGGTCCTTGGGGCTGGTCACCAGGTCGGCGGCGGCGTCGGCATCGGCGTCGGTATCGCCATGGCGCGGCCGGGTGCCCTTGATCGGCCTGGTTTCCACCTGCCCGCCCTCCCCCACCCGTAGGAACCGCTCCGGTGAGGCCGACAGCACCGCCTCCCCCGCCGCCGCGCCGCCGGCGATCGCCAGGCCAGCAAAGGGGGCGGCGCATAGCTCGCGCAGGCGGCCGTAAAGGCCGAGGGGATCGGCGGGGCTTGTTAAGGAGTGCTCGCAGCAGGCGGTGAGATTGGCTTGGAAAAGATCGCCGGCGGCGATCCAGGCCAACACTTGCTCCACCTGGGCGGCAAAGCGCTCCGGTGGGGTGTGCCAGTGCCAGGAGGCTGGCGCGATCGCGGCCGGGGATTGGCTCGCTGGCGCGGTGCCTAGATCAAGCCGCTCCAACAGGGCAGCGAAGCTGCTCAGCCGCGCTGGGTCTTGACCCTCGAGCCACTGCTGCTGGCTGCCATGGTCAAACACCAGCACCGGGTCGTGGCGGGCAGCCCAGAGCAGGGCCATGTCGGGCGACTGCCAATGGGGTGCCGGCTCCACCCAGGCCCCGGCTTCGTAGCTGAGCCAGCCCATCCAATGGCCGCCGCCAGCGGCTAGATCGGCCAGCAGCGCAAAGGGATCACTGGCGCCGGCCTCCCCCGGCAGGCCGCGGCAGATGCGCTGCTCCAGGGGCGCCAGGCCAAGGCGGCTGCAGGGGCCCTGGGCGCTGCCATCGCTATCGAGCCACACCAGACCTTCCCTACCCAGCTCGGCCGCCAGGGCTTGCACTAGGGGCCAGGGATCCCGCCAGGGCAAGGGGTGATATTGGGGCTCGCGGTGCCGGGGCGGGCTCATGCCCCAGCTGCCAGCAGGGCGGCATCGCGGATGCGGCAGCTGTCGCACACGCCACAGGGCCGCTCGCCGCCCTCGTAGCAGCTCCAGGTGCGCTCGATCGGCACGCCGAGCCGCCGGGCCTCTTGCACGATCCGGGTTTTGCTCCAGGTCACCAGGGGTGCCCAGAGCTGGGCGCCGTGGCCTTCGCGGCCGGCCTTGCTGGCAAGATCAGCCAGGCTCTGGAAGGCTTCGAGGTAGTCGGGACGGCAGTCGGGGTAGCCGGAGTAGTCGACAGCATTTACGCCCAGCACCAGCTTCTGGGCGCCGCGGGCCTCAGCCAGGCTCAGCGCCAAGGCGATGAACACGGTGTTGCGTCCCGGCACATAGGTGCTCGGGATCACGCCCGCCTCAACCCCGGCGCTGGGCACGGCGATGGCGGTGTCGGTGAGGGCGGAGCCACCCCAAGCGGCCAGATTGACGGCGATGGTGTGGTGTTCAGCCAGCCCCAGGAGCGGTGC from Cyanobium sp. Tous-M-B4 includes these protein-coding regions:
- a CDS encoding anthranilate synthase component I family protein, whose amino-acid sequence is MSPPRHREPQYHPLPWRDPWPLVQALAAELGREGLVWLDSDGSAQGPCSRLGLAPLEQRICRGLPGEAGASDPFALLADLAAGGGHWMGWLSYEAGAWVEPAPHWQSPDMALLWAARHDPVLVFDHGSQQQWLEGQDPARLSSFAALLERLDLGTAPASQSPAAIAPASWHWHTPPERFAAQVEQVLAWIAAGDLFQANLTACCEHSLTSPADPLGLYGRLRELCAAPFAGLAIAGGAAAGEAVLSASPERFLRVGEGGQVETRPIKGTRPRHGDTDADADAAADLVTSPKDRAENVMIVDLLRNDLGRVCKPGSIQVPQLVGLESYRQVHHLTSVVRGQLQPGFDTVDLLRACWPGGSITGAPKIRACQRLHGLEPVPRGPYCGSLFRLGVDGQFDSNILIRSLLLRGQRLRAHAGCGIVADSDPAAEAEELGWKLQPLLEALA
- a CDS encoding aminotransferase class IV: MSAPIAWLGDGTGQGRWGTPQTLTLPISDRGLLLADGLFETLLVEAGQAWLLGEHLGRWQSSAALLGLPPPPGAATVQPLIAAAIERSGIGKAPGSSGALRLNWSRGSGARGIDPPCINSPSFWLQLSAFKPCFEPVRVIVSATETRSATSLLSRCKSFAYGASIQARRQALEAGADDALLASSAGGLCCGTSANLLVCSGGSWITPPLSSGCLPGVMRQRGLDRGLITEAPVNEQDLASWEAAMLINSLGCRPISHLGALPIANSAPSGGGNQKPETFWRQLLQASP
- the queC gene encoding 7-cyano-7-deazaguanine synthase QueC; translated protein: MPGPPLAIALLSGGLDSATAAALAIEAGYRVIGLSLDYGQRHRRELQAAAELAPLLGLAEHHTIAVNLAAWGGSALTDTAIAVPSAGVEAGVIPSTYVPGRNTVFIALALSLAEARGAQKLVLGVNAVDYSGYPDCRPDYLEAFQSLADLASKAGREGHGAQLWAPLVTWSKTRIVQEARRLGVPIERTWSCYEGGERPCGVCDSCRIRDAALLAAGA